GCTCGGCATCCCCACCGTGGCCACCGTCCGGTGGACCGCCGACCGGATGCTGCGGCACCTGGTCCCCGAGGGCAACGTCGAGATCTTCCGGGACCCGACCAGCACCGTGTCGATCCTCGAGGTGCCGGTGCACAAGGACTGGATCGGCCGGCCGCTGCGGCAGCTGGAGGAGTCGGCCGGGGCCCGGGTGGCGTACCTGATCCGGTTCGGGATCGGCACGCTCCCCACCGCCTCCACCGTGGTGCAGGAGGGCGACCAGGTCTTCATGCTGGTGACCGACGACATCGTCGCCTCGGTCACGTCGGTGGCGGCGACGCCGCCGGAAGGAGGGCACTGAGCATGCGCATCGCCATCGCCGGCGCCGGCAACGTGGGCCGGTCCATCGCCCAGGAGCTGATCGACAACGGCCACCAGGTGATGCTGATCGAGCGGCAGCCCAAGATGCTCCGCCCGGACCGGGTGCCGGCCGCCGAATGGGTGCTCGCCGACGCCTGTGAGCTGGCCAGCCTGGAGGAGGCCAACGTCGCGGGCTGCGACGTGGTGGTCGCCGCCACCGGCGACGACAAGGTCAACCTGGTGGTCTCGCTG
This genomic interval from Micromonospora sp. CCTCC AA 2012012 contains the following:
- a CDS encoding potassium channel family protein, which produces MHVVIMGCGRVGSTLAHSLESRGHSVAVIDQDADAFRRLSPDFAGITVTGAGFDGEVLRQAGIERADAFAAVSSGDNSNIISARLARETFGVSRVAARIYDQRRAQVYERLGIPTVATVRWTADRMLRHLVPEGNVEIFRDPTSTVSILEVPVHKDWIGRPLRQLEESAGARVAYLIRFGIGTLPTASTVVQEGDQVFMLVTDDIVASVTSVAATPPEGGH